Within the Camelus dromedarius isolate mCamDro1 chromosome 9, mCamDro1.pat, whole genome shotgun sequence genome, the region CATCTCCTACCTGTAGGTTTGGTCCAAAAATCACCTCATTAGCATGTGACAAGAGACACCTTTATGGCTCTCATCACAGGAAATTCCGAGGGCTTTAGGAACTCTGTACCAGAAATGAGGATGAAGACTACatagatatttattattaaaaaaccaCAGTACTGCACATGCCTTGGTGATTTTTGCTTGCATCAGTCATTATTCTGATGACCAAAAAATGatactaagtttattttcattgtgcTCAGGATCTGTTGAACTCTGAATCCAGGTTCAGCAGGAGAGCTGTGTGGTACTTTTATCTGTCTCTGACCCCTGAAGTCCTGTTTACCACCTCCAGAAGGCTCAGCCTCAGGAGGAGCTGAAGGTACGTTTAGAAGGGTATGTTTCCAGGAAGAGCAGCAGCCTGGAGTCCAGGCTGATGGCATCAAATACACTTCACTTGTCTCTCTGTTCGCCTCATTCCTTGGCTCCAGAGAAATAGTCACTAGTGAGTGACAATCTATGTAGTTGCTGTACctaaagagggaaagaaaaatcaaaagaggcAGTTTATACATACAAAAATGGAGGTCAACTCTCTCCCGCCTTTCCAGTCAAATATGGAACCTTCTGCCTCCTGGGAAAGCCTTCCACAAAGGTTCACTGATcattcactatgtgccaggcgtGGAGAAAATATTGGGGAGCAAAGCTCACATACTAATGGGGTTTCCAGACTCCAGTTTGGAGCTTGAAAAGTGGGTAGTGACCTCTTCCCACGGGAAGAGCCTTCAGGGACCTTGACTCTACAGAGCCTGATAAGACCCTCGAGCTGAGAACAGCTTCTGCCTCCCTGGAGAAGCTGGGGGTGACTCCGCCGTGTGGAGGGACCGGGCACTCAGCGGGGTCCACCTGTGGGCCAGACTGGAAACAACAGGCCGGTACCTTGAACTGTCCCATCTCTGAGATCTTGTCCCTGGTTTTGTCCTTGGTCTACGGCCTCTCCaggttctctttctttctgcGTATTTTGTCTCGATCTTCGATTTTGAAACCAAACCTAAGTGAGTAAAACAGAGAGAATTAAAACAGTTGCTGTCGCACAAGCCTCACCACTGCTCTTCTCATAAGGCACAGGGGAGAGGGGGTGATTTCCTTGGGGCCTAATTCCAAAATCGTTGGCGTTCCATACGTCAGCTGGGAACGCCTGTCAGACCTCAGGATAGAGCTCAAAACCTGCGTCACGTCCCTAGTACTTCAGACCTCGTGTCGGCTTTCGTGTCCTGGATGTCCCCGTGGTCCCCGCGTTACGAGGGTGGGTCTTGCCCCAGAGTATCGTGCCTGTGCTGTCGcgcttccctctgcctggagttcTCTTCCCAGCTTCTGTAATTCCTCTCAAAAATGCCTATGTTTATTCCATGACGCAGGTTGGAGCAATGTCTTCTAGAAAGACATCCTTTATCCCGTAAGACCTGGTCAATTGCTTCCCCTTATTGTGCCcgtagatacacacacacacaacctcacGTTTCACAGTTACTACTTTTGGTTTTCAGGGGTTCCTAGTAGAATAAGCATGAGTCTAGAGCCCAAAACCAGACTTTAGAAAAGTCACGTACTATCACTGAACTTGTCACCTCCTTCCTGAAGGCACAGACCACACTCTGCAGATGAATGATTGGTTGTTTTGCAAGAGCTGCACATAGGTGGCCCTAGTTCCTGCATCCAAACCAGAAGTCCCCTCTTCCAGCTGTCCCGCTGATATCTATGAGAATTTGTCCCTGCGTGGGGAAGCCACTCAGAGATTTCTCGCTGTGTGTGTACCTGCCAATATCCTGACTTCATAAGGGAAAATGTATTCAGCTTTGAATTCTGAGGAGAATAGCAGCCCCAGCGATACTGGGATGGCTTCTTTGGGGCACGGCTGGCATCGTATTTTCCCACTGACTTTTCTTCTCGCCCAACCCACGTTCCTCCTCCTTCCAGAATCACCCCAAACCACTTACTCAAAAGTCAGTCGGCCACTGAAACCTCTCTCCTCTACAGAACCTCTCAGCCTTCACCGTGACGCAGTCTCATCCTCCTCCTTGTGACTGTTCACCTGTCGCCTAACTCATCTCCCGACCCCGGCATGGAGTTCCTTCCTCACTCTGGAGGACGAGCAGCTACTTCAGGCTGCCACTGCAGCacgcccttccctctgccttaaCTCCTTCAGCATGTCCTCACCATCCAAAGGACAAAATGTTAACTCCTCGAGCAAGCATTTTCCAAGCGCCTGATCCACTCTAAGATGTCCGCTCGCTGTTAAGCGCACAAGGAGTAATCAGAGATGGACCCCACCTCACAGCTCACAGGCTCATGGAAGATGGTATGTACAAAGCCCAAGTATGAGATCTTCCATTAATTGTCCATGAACAATGGCCCAGACTTGAAGGCCCCATCGGTATCCCTATGTTACCCAATTCTCCAGCCCGTAGACAGATCTACAGTTTTCTGGAAACAATGGGACATCTCTTAAGACTCCAGAGATGCTGCTTTTACTCAGCCCTAGAGTCGGTCTTCCTCCGaagaatttgtttgttttgcaagcCCCGGTTCCAGTTTCCCTCTGTTTCTGACAAGATACATCTGCTTCCTTGTTTACACCAAAGACGTCCGTTCACTCATCATTCTAAAGGTATTTCTGTTCCTCTCTGTGAACACATCACTACGCACTACAGttcctagcacacagtaggcgcttAGTTTGAATGCAAAGTGAAAAaatgaggaagggagggaggagagcgaAAGGGAAAGGAGCGTCGGGCCCGCTGAGGTGTCCTGGCTTCCTGGCTACAGGAGGGACCTCTGGTTTAAATACACGGACACACACACCGCCAACACCAGCACTGACAGAATCATATTCCATTTTAGGATTCTTTTTCAGAAATGGGCCTTAGACAGGCTGGTACATTTCCCTGAGCTAGAAGTTAAGTCTTTACAGTGGACGGTAACTCTGACCTCATGGGGTGATTAGAAGGGCTGGGGGGTGTGACAGAGCTAGACCTTGACCAAATGCCTGGCTCACAGTCAGTGGAGATCACACTTGTTCCTTCCTTTGTTCAACAAATTCTGATTGAACGTCCTAGTCCAGGCAATGTTCTGAGCAGAAGGGATACAACAGTGATTTTGACAGAAAAGAACCAAAGCGGGCGAGAGCGGGCCGTGGGGGCACCTGGGGGAGTGCCCCCACCAGCAGGAGAACAGCTTGTCGGAGGGTCTGCGGCTCCCGGCTGGTGGGGCCCCCCTTCCCGAGGAAACAGAGCAGTCAGATGCCTCATCACTCACCTGGACTCTTGACTCTGGAACCCCAATTTCTTTAGCCAGTTTCTCTCTGGAGTCAATCCCAGGGTAAGGGTTGACCTTAAACTCCTCGATGAGAGTTTGCAGCTGGGAGTTAGTGTAGCTGGTACGGGACcgcctgtcccctctgcctggaggaggtACAAGAGTGAGGGCAAAGGGACGTCTTGGAGATGAGTTACATGTTCAGACAGGGAACCCCACCATGTCCCTCCGTCTCCATCGAACTTGGGACCTGCTGTGTCCCCTCGAGAGGGCCTCGTCCCAGGCGGCCCCAGGCAGAAGGCGCTGGGGGCCAGGCAGTGTTTGGCTGAGCTGCTAGACTCCCACGCAGATAAGGGAAGCTGGAGAAAGTCTCAGAGGGACCCTGTGAGGAGGCGTTTCCAGGAGCCATGTTGACCCTTTGCCACCAGAAGACCCTGAACGGGTTTCTCCCTGAAGGAGAAAacattctccccacccccacccccgcccccagagcAGCGTTGGCCCCACCATGAAGAGGCTCGGCGGGGGGCcaggacggggggggggggggggggggcaggccgCTCACCTGGGGTCTGCTCGGCGGGGGGGCCGCGGCCCTGGCGTGCGTCTAAGCGCTCCCCCGGCCTCTTTGGGAACTGATGTCTGGCTCTTCGATTCTGAAACCATATCTGGGCGGGGAAAAGAAAACGAGGGCAGTAACGTGCTTACAGCATCTCAGCCCCGTTGCTGCCTTTCTCCAAAGAGAGCAATTCTTATGAGCCCTGCGCTCAGGGCTCTCCCTGATACCTGTTGCATTTGACTAAATCTTAGAGCAGACTTCGGCATTTAGCATCTTCACAGCCTGGTCCCGGCATGATTTGCTATGAAAATCTTTTTAAGGTAAAAAAGAGATGCTGCAGTTAGTGTGCGTTTAAGAACCACCGcagtggggagggtgcagctcagtgttAGAGAAAGTGCtcggttcagtccccagcacttccattagatagatggtaggtaggtaggtaggtagtaggtaggtagatagatagacagacagacagatagacaggcaggtaggtagatagatagacagacagatagacagacagacaggtagataggtaggtaggtaggtagatagatatataaacaaacctaattacttccctccaaaaactgtaaaaaaaaaataaatgttttttaaaaagaaccaccTCAAGCCTAAATCTGCATCGCATATCAGTCCACTGATCCCTGGTCTACTGCACTTCATTGAAAGTGGATGAAAAGAGGAAGGTTGACCCTAACATCACCCACAGTTCCTCTGCAGTCTCACCGTGTCATCAGACCCTCGCCTACATCTGTGACCACATCACATATAATGACCTGCTTGGCTTTATGCCCTGGAAGAAGCGTGTCCTCCAGCcagcacaccacacacacactccctcttcTCTGAAGGTGGACCGACACTTCTCGCCCACCCCCGGGAGCCCTTCACCCCCAGTATCCACATCTGTTGGCTTGtttgtacatgtatctttttactgaaggatagtcagtttccaatgttatATCAACTTccggtgtgcagcataatgcttccaTCACacgtgaacatacatgtatttgttttcatattctttctcaccgcaagttactacaagatattgaatacagttccctgtgctctacagcataaacttgttattcatctattttatatataatagttagtatccacaaatcttgaactcccaatttatctctccccatcccccttaactgtgagtttgttttcaatgactgtggtctgtttctgttttgtaaatgtcaCGTAAAATGTGCTCAGTTAACagctccccctccctttctccttctagTCTTAGAGAAATAGAACGTGTAGCTTACCTGGATTCTAGACTCTTCAGTATTGACTTGCAAAGCAAGCCTTTTTTTGGCAGCATAGCCTGGGTAAGGTTTCTGGTTGAAGGCATCAATGAGGATTTTCAACTGCTCTTCTGTGAACTTGGTGCGGCTGCGTCTGCACTTTGCCGGCATGGGCTCTGGGGAAAGAGTTAGGAGAGAAGCATTCAATCGGCCACTTTCTATAGTCAAACGTTAGGTTCAAGCTTGTCTctcatttccccttttctttttttttttttcatccttttttcagTTTGAATCCAACAGAACCCACTAGGAAAGAACTTTTATATAATCATAAAGCCCTTAAGCACACAAGCATGATTCTTGACCTTCTTCAGCTGATCTGAATGGCATGAATAGGGAGTCAAggtcttttgtttaaaaaaaaacaacatgaaaaatgGATGTGTTCTGTTTGTGTGAATCAAGAACAACATGCGTTCAGGAAATGCAGGCAGTGTCAGCCCAGTGCTGAGTACCtgaactcacagacataaagagcGCCTACTGTAGGTACTGTTAAGCCCCTCCTGATTTTTCTGGTTAAAATTCCTAGGTATGCACTGATTCATTTTGAAGTCCGTTGCCCTGTATATCAGGTCAGTCTATAACTGACCCTATAAATAGGGTcagtttccaaaatatttttaaaacactatgaggagaataaaattaattgaaaaagaaattccATACTTTCAGTAGAATCTTTAAATAGGGAATACATGCCAAGCTACATGATTTTAGATATGGTACATCTCCCTGAAAACAGCCCAATCTGGAAATGCTGGGCATTCATTTTGGAACATACGACTTTGTAGCAGAATTAGACCTAGTGAACTGAGATGGAGACGCGCTGCTGGGAACGCTGGGGCTTCCCTGCAGGCACAGCCATGCTCGTAGCTGGAGGAGACTCTGACGTACTGAGCTGCTCTGATTGGCACCTCATACAAAGGGACAAGTTGAATCTTCTTTCTCTGGTAGTTTTGCAGTATTTCTGAGGTCACTCTCGAAAAACTCAAATCTCACCTTTATGCGAAATGAAAACCCAGTAAAAACTTCAACTGTGGCCACCCTTTACCTTCCTTGAGCAAAATAAAGAATTTACTTGGATTCCTAATCCATGAGGGTGGTTTCTTGTTTGATCCTAGAGTACTTGTCCCTCCTTAGGTCAAGGTTTGGCATCTGGCATTTTTACAGCCCAGTCCCAACATGATTTGCCatcataatctttattttaattgaagtgcagttgaccTACGACcctatgttagttccaggtgcacaaaataatgatttgatatttctatacgtTACAAATGATCACCACACTGCAGTAATCTTTTTTAAGTTAATACATATATGCTTCAATTATTATGCATTTAAGAACCTCCTCAAGCCTAAATCTACAATTGCATACCAGCCCACTACTCTCTGGGGTTGTATGTCATTGAAAGGGGAGGACTAACCCTAACATCACCCACAATGCCACTGGAATCTTCTCTCAGTTCACCCCGGTCTTACCGCCATCTGAAATAAACTTATACATGTTTCCCTGTTTCTGTCTAAGTTCCCTCTCCATAGAATAAAATTCTACAAGACATTCTACCCTGTCTTGTTCGCTGTGGAATTCCCAATGAATGGAATTAGGACTGGCTGAATGATTTGTGAGGCTCAGTGCAACTATTCCAATAAAATTATATTCCAGTGAAAATGCTGGGTCCCTTATTCAAAACGTTTGTGAAAATTTTCAAGAGAGTGGGtaggggtatatagctcagtggtagacacgtgcttggtgtgcacaaggtcctgggttcaatccccagtgcctctggcAAGGgggaaataaattaattaattaaaaaatttaaaaatttcaagaggGCAGCAGCCAAGCATAAACCCTCTAAGCCTAGGGCGCTGGGCAGCTGGGCATGGCACTTACTACCTACTCCATAAACACTTGTTGAAAGTTTGAATTACTGAGTAACcctctagcaaaaaaaaaagatgcaaacaaCAGCAACCCAAAACCTTTGGTAATAACTGCCACCACTCCAAACCATTCAAAATGGAATcagaaaccaagagaaatgacGGTTTGGAGAGAACTTCCAAATAGTTCGTGATGGAATTTTTCTGGTGACAAAGTGGTGTGCTCTGAGGTAAGTTAGAAATCCTCACAAGGAAAAAGGTCCTCACAGAATTCCACCCATCTTATAGCTCCACTTACGTTATTCTCCTTGACTGTgtcgttgtgtgtgtgtgtgtgtgtgtgtgtgaatgcggattttttaaattgagctataGTTGACTTACTATACTGTGTTAGTTAAGGTCCATCCttgctgctgcaaatggtattatttcattcgttttatggctgagtaatattccttacatatatatatacacacaccacatctttatccatccatccgttgatggacattcaggttgcttccatgtcttggctattgtgtatagtgctgctgtaaacactggggtgcctgtatcttttcaaattagagtttccttggcatatatgcccaggagtgagattgctggatcataaggtagctCTACTTTTagcttaaggaacctccatggtggctgcaccaatttacattcccaccaacagtgtatatatactgtatataaaatatttagctactatatataaaatagataaacggcaagtttatactgcatagcacaggggactatattcaatattttgtagtgaactataatgaaaaagaacatgaaaacaaataaatgtatgtatatgtacagctgaaacatgctgtacaccaaaaattgacgccactttgtaaactgactgtaattcagtaaagaatggggaaaaagaatacacacatatctaaacagacacacagacctaGAGGACATGCAGTACACTAGATCTGATGTCTGTGGCCGTCCTGGAAAAGAGGAGCGGTTAGGGAAATGAAGCGAACAGAGATAAAACCCATGCAAAGCCGAGGGCTTGTTCAGATCTGTCATAGGATGTCAAGCTCACAGTGGCAGATCCCTATTTTCCAAAGTTCGAATTTTCCTAGGAAAGCTtggatttttccttctttgctcaATGGACAAATATTTACTCACAGGACTACCAGGTAAGTCCTGGTAGAATGAACTAGAATATTTTCATCTAATTTCAATTCTTCAAAATAACATTTCTAAAGCATCTACTAACAGCCAGAccctgttctaggcactgttAACAAAATAGGCAAGATATCTCTGACCTCATGAAGAgtcaggagattaaaaaaaaaaaaagtgaaaatatagaGTGTGTCAAGTGGTAAATATTTCCACtgcaaaaaaagaaggaaggagagaaagtgaAGGATGCACGGGGTAAGGCCATGATTTTAATAAGTGAAGTAGTCAGGGAAGACCTCCCTGAGAAAATGACTTAAGCAAAGACTTGAGGCCAATGACAGAGGGAACGATGTTGACATTCAGGAGAGAAACTTTGCAAGAACTGAGGACAGCAAGTGGGAGTCTGCTTGGCCTGTTCAAGATACAGCAAAAAGGCTGTAAAGTCTGGAGAGgtggaaacagagcagaagcagACGAGGTCCTAGACCTCCCAGGCGGGGTAGATTATACAGGACCTCTCGGGGCCAAGTGCCTTTGACTCCCAGTGTGGCGGGAAGTCACTGAGGGGTTTGGAGCAGATAAGAAGACTGGTAGTGTAATAAGATCACACAAGCTGCAGGGTTGAGAATAGACTGAATCAGCGccagggtggaagcagggagatcaAGTCGGAGGACATCACAGTGATCTAGTGACTGTGGTGGGAACAGACCGAGAAATGGTCACGAGATCCCCAAGATACTTGGATGATAAAGCCAACAGAATTTTCAGCCTGATTAGATACAGATTATGAGACAAAAACAGGGCCAAGGATTTTTCTAGCTTTCTGACATGAGCAACTGGCATTTCTCGAGCAAGGAAACCAGTTGGAGGAGGAGTCTGGGTCTGAACGTCGAGGATTCAGTTTGGGACAGGCTGGGCTTGAGATGGCAGTTACAGGCGAGCAGGCAGTTGCATAGACAAAGCCAGAGCTCAGGACAGATGCTGAGTCTGGAGAGGGAAACCTGGAAGCTCACTTTGATTCCAAAGACACTCTGGTCCCAGAATATTTGATGCCTCCCAtcgggttttttcttttcttttagtgtgtctctctcctgttccttcttcccatctattctttcctcccacctccatcccagaAACAATCATTTGTATTGTTTAGTTCTTGAATGCCTGCGTCTTTCCAAAGTTCCCGGTACTCAGATGCACACAGGATGGTATATTTTCACATCACGTGAGAGAAACTGGCTTCCCCTGACCCTAGCACCATTACTTAACAGTGTACAAAACAGGACTCCCACAACATCTGACAAGCCCACTAGGTTTTCAGCCCAATTTCCCACCCAAACCAAGGAAACCACAATGGCAGTCTGGTGTGCAAGGAACTTACGTTTTGGAAATTTGTCTTCAGCCATGCTGGAGGAAGAGTTCCGAAGTCAGACTCCACCAGGAGACTGAGAAACAGCAGCTGGTGGGGCTTTTATCTGATCCGCCTGGATGGCCCCTCCCACTAATCTAATCATTAGTGGCTGATCCGAGAAGTTCACCTTTActgattatttcatttcttaagcCAGCATACACCCGATTAATCTAGGAAAGACTAGATAggattttttccttcccttgatgGAGATTTAACAACCTATACCAACCTCGACACCTGAGCAAGAGTGTTTTTGAGTATATGCCGTTTACACACCTTTtcccaaatgtttattttatacatacgtattttttttttttgaaatttcttcttcATACTCTTCACTTATCTCTTGAAGTGGTggctttttcttattaaattagtAATTAGTCTCAGGATTAGGATGAGGCAAGTAAGCCTCTCATTTCCAGGGAGCGATATttaagggggtgggtggggtgctaAGAATTCTgtgatcaaaataaataatgtttgaATGCAATACTTAAAAATTAATGGCAAAATAATCCACGCttgcaaaatgtaaaaattgtaaataaaaacaATCCTATCCTGCAGCGACAGGAGTTATGCATGTGAGGGTGCATACGCAGTGAGTAAAAAGGCATTTTCCTTGCAATTCCTTCTTGAAGTCATTGATCAGTCTGGAGGGAATTTGACaagttattttacttctttatagCTGtgtagcacaggcaactatattcaatttcttgcagtaacctataatgaaaaagaatataaaaaggaatacacgtatgtatatgtgtgactgaaacaccacactgtacgccagaaattgacacgacattgtaaactgactgtatttcaattaaaaaataaatatttgttgataaatTTCCTCTTGATTGCCATTTACAAACATGCAGCATTGAGGACCACTAGTGCACAAACACCTCCTCGAGAGGCCTCtagacagatatatatatatagagatagaCTGTTTTCTGAATTGGTTGTCAGATTTCTGGAATTGGCTGTCTAATTGGATTAGATTTAAAGATGCTG harbors:
- the DUXA gene encoding double homeobox protein A, whose amino-acid sequence is MAEDKFPKQPMPAKCRRSRTKFTEEQLKILIDAFNQKPYPGYAAKKRLALQVNTEESRIQIWFQNRRARHQFPKRPGERLDARQGRGPPAEQTPGRGDRRSRTSYTNSQLQTLIEEFKVNPYPGIDSREKLAKEIGVPESRVQVWFQNRRSRQNTQKEREPGEAVDQGQNQGQDLRDGTVQGTATT